In Candidatus Melainabacteria bacterium, a single genomic region encodes these proteins:
- the narI gene encoding respiratory nitrate reductase subunit gamma has product MHDFFLLIGLPYIALFSVIFVSIYRFNSNKFGFSSLSSQFLEKEKLLWGSVPWHLGIGLIILWHGVAFFAPKFLQSLVADIRILYTFESMGLIAALFAFLGLVILFIRRLRDPRIQAVTSTMDLIVLLLLTVQVFLGILTATLYKWGASWSPGTVSPYVLSILFFNPDISYVKDMPFVIKSHIVLAWLIILLIPFTRLVHMFSLPLEYLYRLPQVVIWNFREPKKAVVIAKTQAETRRRFLKAILSITLGMVLLAIGIIDKVIPFFMGPSLSRKEKAELLKKRLEKIKAAAYQKELEHERLTKDFIFIADLKSLKNDQGIYFIDYEMKPGLAFKGEDGLPMLYSAKCPHLGCTIISKAEGGKLLCPCHISHFDIKTGNVIDGPALKPLSQIKYVLKDSSNKIVTNVDKINKTKFSEYKVYIPRNEFS; this is encoded by the coding sequence ATGCATGACTTCTTTCTTTTAATTGGACTTCCATACATAGCATTATTTTCTGTAATTTTTGTATCTATCTATAGATTTAACTCAAACAAATTTGGTTTTTCATCTTTATCATCACAATTTTTAGAAAAAGAAAAACTACTTTGGGGTTCAGTTCCTTGGCATCTTGGTATTGGATTAATTATTTTATGGCATGGAGTTGCTTTTTTTGCACCAAAATTCTTACAGTCACTAGTTGCAGATATTAGAATACTTTATACCTTTGAAAGTATGGGACTAATTGCAGCACTATTTGCTTTTTTAGGTTTAGTAATCCTTTTTATCAGGCGATTAAGGGATCCAAGAATTCAAGCAGTTACTTCAACAATGGATCTTATAGTTTTGCTACTTTTAACTGTTCAAGTATTTCTTGGAATTTTAACTGCTACCTTATATAAATGGGGAGCTTCATGGTCACCAGGAACAGTTAGTCCTTATGTGTTAAGTATTTTATTCTTCAATCCTGATATTTCATATGTCAAGGATATGCCTTTTGTCATTAAATCCCACATTGTTTTAGCTTGGCTAATAATACTCCTGATTCCTTTTACAAGGCTTGTTCACATGTTTTCATTACCACTTGAGTACTTATACAGATTACCTCAAGTAGTGATTTGGAATTTTAGAGAGCCTAAGAAAGCAGTAGTGATTGCTAAAACTCAAGCTGAAACAAGAAGACGTTTTTTAAAAGCTATTTTAAGTATTACTCTGGGAATGGTACTTCTAGCTATTGGCATTATAGACAAAGTAATTCCATTTTTTATGGGGCCATCTTTATCAAGAAAAGAAAAAGCTGAGCTATTAAAAAAGAGGTTAGAAAAAATAAAAGCAGCAGCTTATCAAAAAGAACTTGAACATGAGCGATTAACTAAGGATTTTATTTTTATTGCGGATTTAAAAAGTTTAAAGAATGATCAAGGCATATATTTTATTGACTATGAAATGAAGCCTGGGCTTGCTTTTAAGGGAGAAGACGGACTGCCTATGCTTTACTCTGCAAAATGCCCCCATTTAGGTTGCACAATTATAAGTAAAGCTGAAGGTGGAAAGCTCCTTTGTCCTTGTCATATCTCACATTTTGATATTAAAACAGGAAATGTAATTGACGGTCCTGCCCTAAAACCACTTTCACAAATTAAATATGTCTTAAAAGATTCAAGCAATAAAATTGTAACTAACGTAGATAAAATAAATAAAACAAAATTCAGTGAGTATAAGGTTTATATTCCAAGGAATGAATTTTCATGA
- a CDS encoding hemerythrin domain-containing protein, with product MVESIAEYFSRDHGRLDNLFKGFLNFKKSDFSQAKELFKEFKTSLQRHIVWEEDLLFPAFEKKTGMTNAGPTAVMRSEHIEIGGFLEQIHEKIKENNLNSDSEERNLLSALSHHNLKEEKILYPSIDGLLKESERKEIFEAMKNIPKERYKCCCQISNPS from the coding sequence GTGGTAGAAAGCATCGCAGAATATTTTAGTAGAGATCATGGTAGATTAGATAACCTTTTTAAAGGTTTTCTAAATTTTAAAAAAAGTGATTTTTCACAAGCAAAAGAACTTTTTAAAGAATTTAAAACTAGTTTACAAAGACACATAGTATGGGAAGAAGATCTTTTATTTCCAGCTTTTGAGAAAAAGACAGGTATGACTAATGCTGGCCCTACAGCAGTAATGAGATCTGAACATATAGAAATAGGTGGATTCTTAGAACAAATACATGAAAAAATTAAAGAGAATAATTTAAATTCTGATTCTGAAGAAAGAAATCTTTTATCTGCTTTATCTCATCATAATTTAAAAGAAGAAAAGATTCTTTATCCGTCCATTGATGGACTACTTAAGGAAAGTGAAAGAAAAGAAATATTTGAAGCAATGAAAAACATTCCGAAAGAACGTTATAAGTGTTGCTGCCAAATAAGTAACCCTTCATGA
- a CDS encoding acyl-CoA dehydrogenase family protein has protein sequence MYIDLTNEHCLIANSAKDFARREIYPKIKEYDENESLDLNIIKKMGAAGFLGICIPQEYNGQGLDYISLGLVCLEFEKIDTSCRFILTAHLALNSIPLLIWGNENQKRKYLIPQVKGDKIATFAMAEPNAGSDINGIQMRAEYKNNFYILNGEKTWITLANVAHHFLIFAKINKGISAFIVERNFPGVTTSTIYGKLGIRALNTGSISLQDVKVPKENLLGEEGEGLKVAMSALNNGLYTIGSGSVGIIEACLEASIKYAHERETFGKEIGRHELVKQMIAKMVAARDIGRLLIYNTGYLKNTGKANTRESFLTKWINSNNAFESANDALQILGAYGYCNEFDIERYFRNARGALIYGLTREIHTLIQAEYILGYRTNQLI, from the coding sequence TTGTATATTGATTTAACAAATGAACATTGCTTAATTGCAAATTCAGCAAAAGATTTTGCTAGAAGAGAAATCTATCCAAAAATAAAAGAATATGATGAAAACGAAAGTCTAGATCTAAACATAATTAAAAAAATGGGAGCTGCTGGTTTCCTAGGTATATGCATCCCACAAGAATATAATGGACAAGGATTAGATTATATTTCTCTTGGACTTGTTTGTCTTGAGTTTGAAAAAATAGATACTTCTTGTCGTTTTATTTTAACAGCTCATTTAGCACTTAATTCAATTCCACTTCTTATATGGGGAAATGAAAATCAAAAAAGAAAATATCTTATCCCACAAGTAAAAGGTGACAAGATTGCTACCTTTGCAATGGCTGAACCAAATGCAGGTTCTGACATAAATGGTATTCAAATGAGGGCAGAATATAAAAATAATTTTTATATTTTAAATGGAGAAAAAACCTGGATAACACTTGCTAATGTTGCTCATCATTTTTTAATTTTTGCAAAAATAAATAAAGGAATATCAGCTTTTATTGTAGAAAGAAATTTTCCTGGAGTAACAACAAGCACAATTTATGGAAAACTTGGTATAAGAGCTTTAAATACAGGCAGCATTTCATTGCAAGATGTAAAAGTACCTAAGGAAAATTTATTAGGAGAAGAAGGAGAAGGACTTAAAGTTGCAATGAGTGCACTTAATAATGGTTTGTATACAATTGGCTCTGGTTCAGTTGGAATAATTGAAGCATGTTTAGAAGCTAGCATCAAATATGCACACGAGAGGGAAACTTTTGGAAAAGAAATTGGAAGACATGAACTTGTGAAGCAAATGATTGCAAAAATGGTAGCAGCCAGGGATATTGGACGACTACTTATTTACAATACTGGATATCTTAAAAACACAGGAAAAGCAAACACAAGAGAATCATTTTTAACAAAATGGATTAACAGTAACAATGCATTTGAATCAGCTAATGATGCTCTTCAAATTTTAGGAGCTTATGGTTACTGTAATGAGTTTGATATTGAAAGATACTTTCGAAATGCAAGAGGAGCTCTTATTTATGGACTTACAAGAGAGATCCACACATTAATTCAAGCTGAGTATATTTTAGGATATAGAACAAACCAATTAATCTAA
- a CDS encoding alginate export family protein, with protein sequence MKRLIIIVLIFWLFSATKVNAQTQAVNKDTQKNSEGWILSGSWRSRIEDWDYFDPGKLTSGGNNKYVFNGNLFRIKALNEKKYTDTALEFSIPYFIALPNNAAGLPPFGPLGQGAIYRGINQGNFTNIFLKQAYVKFKGIPEKHTSLKLGRFEFGDGSEVQVSDKTLDWLKKNRINERLIGNFGFTHIQRSFDGFETKFDNPNLNATVFGAFPTQGIFDLQGHKDIPKVRVLYTGLTKKDKSEKSEGRLYYIFYNDARNDVLKVDNRPIPVRTLDDQDLYIHTLGGHYIRKFGPFDLLSWGALQGGDWGVQKHRAYAWDAEGGFKPPKLPWNPWLRAGWTITSGDNNPTNGTHNTFFQLLPTPRTYARTPIFNLMNTDDKFIQLVFNPRKKITTRIDFHKIDLNKPKDLWYFGGGAFRNSVFGYGGLPSGEKSDFINLLDLSLDYEITKFLNFTFYFGHVIGKDVVKTTYQGRRGNYFYWEMTRKF encoded by the coding sequence ATGAAAAGACTTATTATAATTGTTTTAATCTTTTGGTTATTCAGTGCAACTAAAGTTAATGCTCAAACTCAAGCTGTTAATAAAGATACTCAAAAAAATTCTGAAGGCTGGATTTTGAGTGGTTCTTGGAGGAGTCGTATTGAAGATTGGGATTATTTTGATCCTGGGAAATTAACAAGTGGGGGAAATAATAAATATGTCTTCAATGGAAATTTATTTAGGATTAAAGCACTAAATGAAAAAAAATATACTGATACTGCTCTTGAGTTTTCTATCCCTTATTTTATAGCTCTTCCAAACAATGCAGCAGGACTTCCACCTTTTGGTCCTCTAGGACAAGGTGCTATTTACAGAGGAATAAACCAGGGTAATTTTACAAATATATTTCTTAAACAAGCATATGTAAAATTTAAAGGTATACCAGAAAAGCATACTAGCTTAAAGCTTGGCAGGTTTGAATTTGGAGATGGCAGTGAAGTTCAAGTCAGTGATAAAACTTTAGATTGGCTTAAGAAAAATCGGATAAACGAAAGATTAATTGGGAATTTTGGATTTACTCACATACAAAGAAGTTTTGATGGCTTTGAAACAAAATTTGATAATCCTAATTTAAATGCCACAGTTTTTGGAGCTTTTCCAACTCAAGGTATATTTGATTTACAAGGACATAAGGATATTCCTAAAGTTAGAGTTTTGTACACTGGTTTAACTAAAAAAGATAAGTCTGAAAAATCAGAAGGAAGACTTTATTATATTTTTTATAATGATGCTCGCAATGATGTGCTCAAAGTTGATAATCGTCCAATACCTGTAAGAACTTTAGATGATCAGGATCTTTATATCCATACATTAGGTGGACATTATATACGGAAGTTTGGTCCTTTTGATTTACTTAGTTGGGGAGCTCTTCAGGGTGGGGACTGGGGAGTACAAAAACACAGAGCATATGCATGGGATGCTGAAGGTGGTTTTAAACCTCCTAAGTTACCATGGAATCCTTGGCTAAGAGCTGGATGGACAATTACTTCTGGCGATAATAATCCAACAAATGGAACACATAATACTTTTTTTCAGTTACTTCCTACACCAAGAACCTATGCACGAACTCCAATTTTTAATTTAATGAATACAGATGATAAGTTTATTCAGCTTGTTTTTAATCCAAGAAAAAAAATTACTACTCGTATTGATTTTCATAAAATTGATTTAAATAAGCCAAAGGATCTTTGGTATTTTGGTGGGGGAGCATTTAGAAATAGTGTTTTTGGATACGGTGGATTACCAAGTGGAGAAAAAAGTGATTTTATAAACTTACTTGATTTAAGTTTAGATTATGAAATTACTAAGTTTTTAAATTTTACTTTTTACTTTGGACATGTAATTGGTAAGGATGTTGTAAAAACTACATATCAAGGAAGAAGAGGAAATTATTTTTATTGGGAGATGACAAGAAAGTTTTAG
- a CDS encoding molecular chaperone TorD family protein, whose protein sequence is MNQKNNFYSLAELLEYPQDGFCNLLNSCETMLNNFDNEVKEIKNLFNKFSSFVKENSKEKLQELYVKTFELNPACTPYIGVHIFGEDGYKRGTLMTRLKQAYKENNLNNNSELPDHISQILKLASSLNDKDKYNTLLAECVIHPINLMLKELENKNNNSNPYKYLLTAIKKIAELSIVKELRHA, encoded by the coding sequence ATGAATCAAAAAAATAACTTTTACTCACTTGCAGAACTCTTGGAATATCCACAAGATGGTTTTTGTAACTTACTAAATAGTTGTGAAACTATGTTAAATAATTTTGATAACGAGGTTAAAGAAATTAAAAATCTATTTAATAAATTTTCATCTTTTGTAAAAGAAAATTCAAAAGAAAAATTACAAGAGCTTTATGTAAAAACTTTTGAATTAAATCCTGCTTGTACTCCTTATATTGGAGTTCATATATTTGGTGAAGATGGTTATAAAAGAGGTACTCTCATGACACGTTTAAAGCAAGCATATAAAGAAAATAATTTAAACAACAACAGTGAATTGCCAGATCATATTTCACAAATCTTAAAACTTGCTTCCAGTCTTAATGATAAAGATAAGTATAATACCCTTCTTGCTGAATGTGTAATTCATCCAATCAATTTAATGTTAAAGGAGCTTGAAAACAAAAATAACAATTCAAATCCATATAAATATTTACTCACGGCTATAAAAAAAATTGCAGAGTTAAGTATAGTAAAGGAGTTAAGACATGCATGA
- a CDS encoding aldehyde dehydrogenase family protein, translated as MAVKQLELNHEVVKFLSNAPKKMLINGKFVESISKKTLDTINPATGELLVKVYEACKEDIDLAVKAARAAFEGPWKKVSPYQRQQLLLKLADLIEKNGEEFAQLESLNNGKAIKEARALDIPFTVEHIRYYAGWATKIHGETIPVSCGNYFSYTLREPVGVVGQIIPWNFPLIMSAWKIAAAIACGCCVVLKPAEQTPLTALRLGELIMEAGFPAGVINICPGYGPTAGAALAAHLDVDKVAFTGETSTGREIVKASAGNLKKVSLELGGKSPNIVFSDADIDKAVQGAFGGVFFNQGQVCCAGSRLFIEKPVYEKFVDKLTDIVSKMKVGPGLDPEVDMGAIVSKEQFEKVTNYFEIGKKEGAKVAYGGNKAKGPGLEKGYFVEPTIFSNTNNKMRVAREEIFGPVICAIPFENIDDVVSQGNDTVYGLAAGLWTQDIKKAHKVANALKAGTVWINCYCAFDVASPFGGCKQSGYGRECGKDALDLYTQVKSVWVSLD; from the coding sequence ATGGCAGTAAAACAACTTGAACTAAACCATGAAGTAGTGAAATTTTTATCCAATGCACCCAAAAAAATGTTAATTAACGGGAAGTTTGTAGAAAGTATTTCGAAAAAAACATTAGATACTATAAATCCAGCAACTGGAGAGCTTCTTGTCAAAGTATATGAAGCTTGTAAAGAAGATATTGACCTTGCTGTTAAAGCAGCAAGAGCTGCTTTTGAAGGTCCTTGGAAAAAAGTAAGTCCGTATCAAAGGCAACAGCTTTTATTAAAACTGGCAGATTTAATTGAAAAAAATGGAGAAGAATTTGCACAGCTTGAATCATTAAACAATGGAAAAGCAATTAAAGAAGCTAGAGCTTTAGATATTCCTTTTACAGTTGAGCATATTCGATATTATGCTGGCTGGGCTACAAAAATTCATGGTGAGACAATTCCAGTTTCTTGTGGAAATTATTTTAGTTATACTTTACGGGAACCTGTTGGTGTAGTTGGTCAAATTATCCCCTGGAATTTTCCGTTAATTATGTCAGCCTGGAAAATTGCAGCAGCAATTGCATGTGGATGTTGTGTTGTGTTAAAACCTGCAGAACAAACACCACTTACTGCTCTGAGACTTGGTGAACTTATTATGGAAGCAGGATTTCCAGCTGGAGTTATAAATATTTGCCCAGGATATGGACCTACTGCAGGTGCTGCATTAGCAGCTCATTTAGATGTGGATAAAGTTGCATTTACTGGAGAAACTTCAACAGGCCGTGAGATTGTAAAAGCTTCAGCAGGAAACTTAAAAAAAGTTTCACTTGAGCTTGGTGGTAAATCACCAAATATTGTTTTTAGTGATGCTGATATAGACAAAGCTGTTCAAGGAGCTTTTGGTGGTGTGTTTTTTAATCAAGGTCAAGTGTGTTGTGCTGGTTCAAGACTTTTTATAGAAAAACCAGTATATGAAAAGTTTGTAGACAAGCTTACTGATATTGTTAGTAAGATGAAGGTTGGACCTGGCTTAGATCCTGAAGTAGACATGGGTGCTATTGTAAGTAAAGAACAATTTGAAAAAGTTACAAATTACTTTGAGATTGGTAAAAAAGAAGGAGCAAAAGTAGCATATGGAGGTAATAAAGCAAAAGGTCCTGGACTAGAAAAAGGATATTTTGTTGAGCCAACAATTTTTTCTAATACTAATAACAAAATGAGAGTTGCCAGGGAAGAAATTTTTGGTCCTGTAATTTGTGCAATTCCATTTGAAAATATAGATGATGTAGTATCTCAAGGAAATGACACTGTGTATGGTCTTGCAGCAGGCTTATGGACTCAGGACATTAAAAAAGCTCACAAAGTAGCTAATGCATTAAAAGCAGGAACTGTTTGGATAAATTGTTACTGTGCTTTTGATGTAGCTTCACCATTTGGTGGCTGTAAACAAAGCGGATATGGCCGTGAATGCGGGAAAGATGCTTTAGACCTTTATACTCAGGTCAAAAGTGTTTGGGTTAGTTTAGATTAA
- a CDS encoding cytochrome bc complex cytochrome b subunit: MKWAYYLGGLTLLLFIIQLITGLLLLFYYQPTIEEAYDSVKFISDKVPGGAVIRNLHSWSSSIMVLAAIIHLLTTFAMKAFEKPREVTWWSGVFLLFTTFIFAFTGYLLPWHQLSVNATKVGLQFIGAVSPYLPGTFSELPNKLIELIQGGQTVGQETLSRFFSIHVVVLPLLIFGILGVHLLSVQLQGMSKGVDGSVESSEKFFPNFLIKDFSLWTVTFFILFVLAITIPFESFFAYPFMEPYNPSGSTPEGIKPEWYFFFVYYPMELLPFWIIILALTTIVIVLFLVPKIFAGTSRKMLTFLSILAFSYFVIMTIFGDMIFHLIKGDG, translated from the coding sequence ATGAAATGGGCATACTATCTTGGTGGCCTAACACTTTTACTTTTTATCATCCAGCTTATTACAGGACTTCTTTTACTTTTTTACTACCAGCCAACAATAGAAGAAGCATATGATTCTGTAAAATTTATTTCTGATAAAGTACCTGGTGGAGCAGTTATAAGAAATCTTCATTCTTGGAGTAGTTCAATAATGGTACTTGCTGCAATTATACATTTATTAACTACCTTTGCAATGAAAGCATTTGAAAAACCTAGAGAAGTTACATGGTGGAGTGGGGTATTTCTTTTATTTACTACTTTTATATTTGCATTTACTGGCTATCTACTACCATGGCATCAGCTTTCAGTAAATGCTACAAAAGTTGGCTTACAGTTTATAGGTGCAGTTAGTCCATATTTACCTGGTACTTTTTCAGAATTACCTAATAAGTTAATTGAATTAATTCAAGGAGGACAAACAGTAGGACAAGAAACATTAAGCAGGTTTTTTTCAATTCATGTTGTTGTTCTTCCATTACTCATATTTGGAATTTTAGGAGTTCATTTACTTTCAGTTCAATTACAAGGAATGAGTAAAGGGGTAGATGGAAGCGTTGAAAGTTCTGAAAAGTTTTTTCCTAATTTCTTAATTAAAGATTTTAGCTTATGGACTGTTACTTTTTTTATTTTATTTGTACTTGCTATTACAATTCCTTTTGAATCATTTTTTGCTTATCCATTTATGGAGCCGTATAATCCCTCGGGTTCAACACCTGAAGGAATTAAACCAGAATGGTATTTTTTCTTCGTATATTACCCAATGGAGCTGTTACCTTTTTGGATAATTATACTTGCCCTTACTACTATAGTTATTGTGTTATTTCTTGTTCCAAAAATATTTGCTGGAACAAGTAGAAAGATGCTTACTTTTCTTTCAATATTAGCTTTTTCTTATTTTGTAATTATGACAATATTTGGCGATATGATTTTTCATTTAATAAAAGGAGATGGGTAA
- a CDS encoding acyl-CoA dehydrogenase family protein, whose translation MDFSLTDEQKELQRLAREFSVKEIQPHAEEHDKTGKFPMEIAKRAFEVGLMNLNIPLEYNGPGLKALDEVIITEELSWGCSGITTAFAVNHLATAPVIIAGSEDQKKKYLSMMTKELTFASYAVTEPQAGSDVSGIQTTAKLIGSEYIINGSKQWITGASVAKWFYVLAKTDMSKGHKGVSAFIVDADTTGIKIGKKEDMMGQRASATHAITFEDVKVPKFNLLGQEGDGFKIAMKAFDYTRPGIAANAVGVARRAMEHAIEYSKTRISFGVPIAMHEGINFLIADMASEIEAARLLTWQAAWAHDNNIRNTKLASFAKRFAADTVMKVTTDAVQILGGYGYSNEYPVSKLMRDAKIFQIYEGTSQIQRLIIAKEIFLR comes from the coding sequence ATTGACTTTAGTTTAACTGATGAACAAAAAGAACTTCAAAGATTAGCTAGAGAATTCTCAGTCAAAGAAATTCAACCACATGCTGAAGAGCATGATAAAACTGGTAAATTTCCTATGGAAATTGCTAAAAGAGCTTTTGAAGTTGGATTAATGAATCTCAATATACCACTTGAATATAATGGTCCAGGACTTAAAGCTTTAGATGAGGTAATTATTACAGAAGAACTTTCCTGGGGTTGTTCAGGCATTACAACTGCATTTGCTGTAAATCATTTAGCAACTGCACCTGTAATAATTGCTGGAAGTGAAGATCAAAAGAAAAAATATTTAAGTATGATGACAAAAGAATTAACTTTTGCATCTTATGCAGTAACTGAACCACAAGCTGGATCTGATGTTAGTGGTATTCAAACTACAGCAAAACTTATTGGGAGTGAATATATTATTAACGGTTCAAAACAATGGATTACAGGAGCAAGTGTTGCAAAATGGTTTTATGTTTTAGCAAAAACTGACATGTCTAAAGGACACAAAGGGGTAAGTGCTTTTATAGTAGATGCAGATACTACTGGTATTAAAATTGGTAAAAAAGAAGACATGATGGGGCAAAGAGCTTCTGCTACCCATGCTATTACTTTTGAAGATGTTAAAGTACCTAAGTTTAATCTTTTAGGACAAGAAGGTGATGGTTTTAAGATTGCAATGAAAGCTTTTGATTATACAAGGCCTGGAATTGCAGCAAATGCTGTTGGTGTTGCCAGAAGAGCTATGGAACACGCAATAGAATACTCAAAAACAAGAATCTCATTTGGGGTACCTATTGCAATGCATGAAGGTATTAATTTTCTCATAGCAGACATGGCTTCTGAGATTGAAGCTGCAAGGCTACTTACATGGCAAGCAGCATGGGCACATGACAATAATATTAGAAATACAAAGTTAGCATCTTTTGCAAAAAGATTTGCTGCAGATACTGTTATGAAAGTTACAACTGATGCAGTACAAATCCTTGGTGGTTACGGATACTCAAACGAATATCCTGTTAGTAAACTTATGAGGGATGCAAAAATATTTCAAATCTATGAAGGTACTTCTCAAATACAAAGACTCATTATTGCTAAAGAAATATTTTTAAGGTAA
- a CDS encoding acyl-CoA dehydrogenase family protein, with the protein MDFELTKEHLLIANSAREFAKREIYPGLKERDKKAEPDYNVLKKMGEGGFLGICIPKKYGGLGMDYISLGLICLEFEKIDSSARVVLSVHTGLNSLTLLQWGNEEQKIKYLTPQAIGKKTGAFGLTEPNAGSDVSGIQTTAKLQGNYYILNGEKTWISLADIADNFLIFAYTNKDKGYKGISAFIVERNLPGIVTSTICGKLGVRTGNTGNISLQDVKVPKENLLGKEGDGFKIAMSALDNGRYTVAAGALGIIEACLETSVKYAHERETFGKEIGKHELVQQMIAKMVSARDIGRLLIYNSGYLKNQGKRNTRETSLAKWINCNNAFESANDAMQILGAYGYSNEFDIERHFRNSRGALIYEGTREIHTILQAEYALGYRVDKSLEKNLPSWPFDED; encoded by the coding sequence ATGGATTTTGAATTAACAAAAGAGCATTTATTAATTGCAAACTCAGCTAGAGAATTTGCAAAAAGAGAAATTTATCCAGGATTAAAAGAACGCGACAAGAAGGCAGAGCCTGATTACAATGTTTTAAAAAAAATGGGAGAAGGAGGTTTCTTGGGAATTTGTATTCCTAAAAAATACGGCGGACTTGGAATGGATTATATTTCATTAGGTCTCATTTGTTTAGAGTTTGAGAAAATTGATTCTTCTGCACGTGTAGTACTATCTGTTCACACTGGACTAAATTCACTTACTTTACTTCAATGGGGAAATGAAGAACAAAAAATTAAGTATCTTACTCCTCAAGCAATTGGTAAAAAGACAGGAGCCTTTGGACTTACAGAACCTAATGCTGGTTCAGACGTTAGTGGGATTCAAACAACAGCTAAGCTACAAGGCAACTATTATATTTTAAATGGTGAGAAAACATGGATTTCACTTGCAGACATTGCTGATAACTTTTTAATTTTTGCATACACAAATAAAGACAAAGGATACAAAGGGATTTCTGCTTTTATAGTTGAAAGAAACTTACCTGGTATTGTTACAAGTACTATTTGTGGCAAACTTGGTGTTAGAACAGGAAACACAGGAAATATTTCATTACAAGATGTAAAAGTACCCAAAGAAAATCTTCTTGGAAAAGAAGGTGATGGTTTTAAGATTGCAATGAGTGCATTAGACAATGGGCGTTATACTGTAGCAGCTGGAGCTCTTGGGATAATAGAAGCTTGCCTTGAAACAAGTGTTAAATACGCACATGAGAGAGAAACCTTTGGAAAAGAAATTGGGAAACATGAACTTGTTCAACAAATGATTGCAAAAATGGTTAGTGCTCGTGATATTGGACGCTTATTAATTTATAATTCAGGCTATCTTAAAAATCAAGGAAAAAGAAACACCAGAGAGACATCATTAGCTAAATGGATTAATTGTAATAATGCTTTTGAGTCAGCAAATGATGCTATGCAAATTTTAGGAGCATATGGCTACTCAAATGAATTTGATATTGAAAGACATTTTCGTAATTCAAGAGGTGCACTGATTTATGAAGGTACACGTGAAATACATACAATTTTACAAGCTGAATATGCATTAGGCTATAGAGTTGATAAGTCTCTTGAAAAGAACTTACCATCTTGGCCATTTGATGAAGATTAA